The Chionomys nivalis chromosome 1, mChiNiv1.1, whole genome shotgun sequence sequence ACCCACCTTCAAGATAATGAAGGTGGTTATCAAGAGCCTCCTAGTAGAAACAACTCCACCTAAAAATTCTGTAAAAGTTAACTAGTGAGTGGTGTAATAGTCTCCATACCCCAGAGACCAACAGGAATGAATTACAACACTGATGTTGATGGTCCAATAAGCAGAACAGCCACATTTCCTTGTCAGAAGAGCTCCTGTAAGGAAATCAGGAAGGGGCTGAATAAAACTATACAAAATAGCTGCTCAAAAAGAATTGGAAAGTTAATTCTAAATACTATATATAGCCAAACAGTGTGCAAGTTGATGCAATAAAGAGAAATGGGCAACTTAAAGTACAGACATCTGGCCACAGGTCTTTGAGAATTCAAGAAAACCATCAATAGTAGACATAAGATCTTGGTTCATAAGATCTGTACCAAGTTGAAGGTTCAGATCTAAGCAGCTCCCCTAATGGCTTCAGAAAGACAAGGACATATGCTGTTCAATGAAGCACTGAAGAAGTTCTCATGGAAgtaggtgggaggtccttggacttcccacaaggcagggaaccctgactgctctttgagctgctgagggagggggagttgattggaggagggggagggaaatgggaggcggtggcggggaggaggcagaaatctttaataaataaataaatgaacaaataaataagacgTTCTCATTTAAAAGCAAACACTAAAACTGTCTGCTTCTCTCCAGTAATCAATTCCCTTCATAGAAATGGAgccagaaggaaaaacaaaaccctctggTAATGAAGTCTTTTACTCACATTTTGAATTTGAAGAACaatacttttgttattttgtgtgtgtgaacaattTGGGGACATTTCCCTGAAAAGCAGGTGTCTAGTGGCTATGAGAACTCTTAAAttcaagcaattaaaaaaaaaaaaaagaatccatgacTTGACATTTTCAAATAGGGAGTGTATAAGGGAGACAAGGGAGCAGCATATGTAGAGTTTCTGCAAGTCAGGAGGTGGATGAAAGTTAAAGCTTTGTTTACCAACAGAGAGGAGATGCTTCCAAAAAATCCCACTTCAGTAGAAAAAACTGGAATGCAAACCCTAGGAAGCCTCTAATAACTGACAGTTGGTCCAAGTGAAAGAAACAATCCAAACAACATTTAAAGATTGAAGCATGGTGAAAAGTAGCTGgtgatttttgtttctgtaatCTACAAAACAAGTTGATTTCGGTCTCCTGTGATTTTCATACtgtattcattttaaataaaaagaactggATTTCCCCCTCTTACTAGGCTCTTCTAGTGGAAGGTGGTCagcaatttttctattttatctatttaataAGTACCTGTTAATCAGCTCAGTAAATTTGGGGCTAAGTCATGTGTACACATCCCATACTCATAAATGGAAACCTGTAGAATGTGACTATATAAGGTATTATGGCAGTAACTGTCACTCTATGTTAaaaatttgtttaatttgtttccaAATAAGATTTCTTAACCAATCCCTTTAGTGTAACAGAATGCCAACAGCAAAAACaacctatttttcttttcaagggaaaccacagctgggtggtggtggcgcatgcctttaatcccaggactcgggaggcagagacaggcggatctctgggagttcaaggccagcctggtctacaagagctagttccgggactggcaccaaagctacagagaaactctgtctcgaaaaaccaaaaaaaaaaaaaaaaaaaaaaaaaaaaaaaaaaaaaaaaaaaaaaaaaaaaggaaaccacaaAATGGGTGAACAAACAAGTCCAGGGTGGTTTTTCTATTTGATAAATACATCCAGAACTCTGTACAGTAAATAAAGTTTGCATGCAGTATAAGTATCTTTAAGTGACTTTTAAGCAAATAaaccttttgtttcattgatgatGTATAAGAATCCTCCTCCCCTCTTTTAATGGCCATAGGGGTCTCTTCCCCAGTTCCAAAAGGAATCATGAAAACCAGGAACTTTCTTAAAGACTTTTCTGCACATCATACTAAATAACATGCAAAGAATTCAACAACATTCTTCTTAAAGATTAAGTATTACTCTTTAAATGGGCATGTTAACCACTGAGAAAAGTCCACGCAACTATTTCCATTACACTGCTTTATTTGGTCATTGGAAgtataaaaaaaagtcaaataacatGATATTCAACAAGTTAGTTTATCCAATGGCTACGGCATATGACAGCAAATGTTCCAAGGCTAACATTCTATGCAATATAGTTGTACTGGCTTgggttttctttatctctttccatGTAATCCCGATCAATTagggattctattctcttttttAGATCTGCAGGTTTTACTGGAAGTTTTAGCTGATTGTAGACTTCTGAAACAAGAAGATTGTGGCTAAGTGTTTTCCTCATCTTCATGATTCGGACAATCGCATCATCAATTTGGTATTGTCTATCTTGAAATACTCTTTCTGTAGTGCTTGCTTGTTCTTCAACCGTTTCTTTCATTTGGATTTGATTGATCTTAATCCTGAATAGTTTGTGTTTGAAATCGTCATTACAAATGAATTTGTCACCATCTTCGATATCTTTGCCCTTTGGATTTTTAGCCAGAACTCTAGCTTTGCTACAGGCTAGTGACTGCAGTGTTCTCCTTAATTCTCCATCCTCTATCCCGGTAGCTTGCTTGATCTCTTCTAAACTGAACTCCTCCCCTTCATTAAACATTAGCAGCACCAGGGTTTGAAAAAGAGAGACCTGAAGTTCTTTTTTGCCCTCTTTAAATTCAGCTTTTAGCACACAGTGTCCCAAAGTTGACTGCCACTGGAGTTTCCTGCCACTGTGTTTGCCTAAATAAAATGTCTTGAAAATTTCCTGAAGCTTTACCATCTCTGGTGGCAAATGGACCTCCATAGGTACATATGTTGGCCAGTAACCCATTGTCAGGATATTCACAGTTAATTCAATATTGCAAGGTACATTCTGCTTCTGCATATACTGTTTGAACTGAACCATGATGTCTTTTGAAAGTTCCATGTCTTTAAACATCTCTTCAAGCTTGCTGGTGAATGCAGCTCCACATTCGTGTTTCAGTTTAGACAGCattgatttttcagcatctatagATGCACTCTTGCCAACTAATAGGCGTTTGCCTAAATTTTTCTTATAGAAGGCCTCAAAAACATCTTTGCCGTAGATAAATCTAAATATAATCATTATTTTATCCAGCATTTTCTCAAGCTCTTCATCTGTAGCTTCTTTATTGCCAGCACGAAGTTTTGAATCTACATACTTAGCTATCAGTTCAGCTGGTTTATTTGGTCTTTTATTAATGAATGTTTCAAATGCTTCTTTCATAGCACTGAtaaatttttcagttttcagaAAGCAGGTATCAATTATATGGTCAATTTTATCTTTAAAGTCCACCAATTCTTGAACCATGGTTTTATCTTTTTCAGGATTAATAACAATAGTACTTCCAAAAGCCTTGATGTACTCAATCTACTGCTGTAAGAGAACCTGAACTCCACCTCGAACTCTACTGAAGAGCTGATACAGAAGAGACAGATCTTGAATTCGATTTTCATCAAGAAGGTTATTTAAACCTTTCTGAAGTATTGCTGTTAAATATTCACCTAGAAGTTGTTTCTCAACAGAAGCAATTAGTGACTTCTGGGTGGTCTGATCTAAGTAAGTAATAAATCTGTCTGCTTCTTCTTCTAGGCGTTTATTAACATGATGAAGATACTCAGGAACCTCTCTTTCTTGCATTAACTTTTGACCTTCAGCTGCATAAAGCCGGTTAGTTTCTTCTACAAATCGTTGTTCAAAAGAGTCTTGGTAGATTTGCAAATCAGACAGCATAATTAAAAGGCTTTGAAGTAAACTTCTATTGATTGCTTCAGCATTCTGCTCTCTCTCAATCAAGAGAAGGATGCCATCAATTGTTTTCGTTTGAACTTTTTGATCACTTATAATATGAGCCCGAAATAACTCTAATCCCATGTCCCAAATGGAGGGTAGCATGGAATTCTGA is a genomic window containing:
- the LOC130881112 gene encoding LOW QUALITY PROTEIN: cullin-4B-like (The sequence of the model RefSeq protein was modified relative to this genomic sequence to represent the inferred CDS: inserted 1 base in 1 codon; substituted 1 base at 1 genomic stop codon); translation: MPPPPQVQRTPRLRDQRATKIVCPGTSGFSSPYPSAASAAAQKVRSATDGNTSTTPPTSAKKRKLNSSSSSSCNERIDSDSTSSSSTPPQLRDSASPSTSSCCLGVPVVTSSHVXIQKKLCFEDTLEFVGFETKMDEESSSSSSSSPTTATSQQQQLKNKSVLISSVASVHHANGLSKSSTTVSSFANSKPGSAKKLVIKNFKDKPKLPENYPDETWQKLKETVEAIQNSTSIKYSLEELYQAVENLCSYKISANLYMQLRQICEDHIKAQIHQFREDSLDSVLFLKKIDKCWQNHCRQMIMIRSIFLFLDRTYVLQNSMLPSIWDMGLELFRAHIISDQKVQTKTIDGILLLIEREQNAEAINRSLLQSLLIMLSDLQIYQDSFEQRFVEETNRLYAAEGQKLMQEREVPEYLHHVNKRLEEEADRFITYLDQTTQKSLIASVEKQLLGEYLTAILQKGLNNLLDENRIQDLSLLYQLFSRVRGGVQVLLQQXIEYIKAFGSTIVINPEKDKTMVQELVDFKDKIDHIIDTCFLKTEKFISAMKEAFETFINKRPNKPAELIAKYVDSKLRAGNKEATDEELEKMLDKIMIIFRFIYGKDVFEAFYKKNLGKRLLVGKSASIDAEKSMLSKLKHECGAAFTSKLEEMFKDMELSKDIMVQFKQYMQKQNVPCNIELTVNILTMGYWPTYVPMEVHLPPEMVKLQEIFKTFYLGKHSGRKLQWQSTLGHCVLKAEFKEGKKELQVSLFQTLVLLMFNEGEEFSLEEIKQATGIEDGELRRTLQSLACSKARVLAKNPKGKDIEDGDKFICNDDFKHKLFRIKINQIQMKETVEEQASTTERVFQDRQYQIDDAIVRIMKMRKTLSHNLLVSEVYNQLKLPVKPADLKKRIESLIDRDYMERDKENPSQYNYIA